The following are from one region of the Prosthecobacter debontii genome:
- a CDS encoding outer membrane protein assembly factor BamB family protein — translation MVTHRFHRTATWSAFAASLLTLSLHANDWPTWRGPLQTGVSLEHYTNAGGLPETAAWTYDARSRGTPVVFEGKVILWGYRGETTDLTELLTVLDAKTGEKIWEVAFSDYLSDSIYNRYAIGAPTVDPETKRIYLVSNAGLFMCYEMDGKKVFEIPLMEDLGRMTFPNARVGSPVIEGDLVLTHFIYSNWGADGPAADRIYAFDKKTGELVWWARPGVVPPVDSSYSTPVLETRDGKRVAYYATGCGHVVCVNARNGQTYWKMPICKNGVNASVVLHKGNKLIAIHNDENVDSSEKGRLVAIRLPEKLTAAPGPESTVLEGAEIWRQPLGATSSSPIVVDDFVYQLTDGGELYCINAESGEELWKKKLSNANLHSSPLYVDGLLYCPMMEGKLVVVKAGAKDAEIVQEIKLEGQCLGAPSVCDGVLYVTTTERLYSFPIPNSGIKVDPVPAVQIPKAGAPAALQIIPAEVTMMSGGKQSFRVRSVDANGFVVSDDVKGVKWETFIPPTAKVKATMDAKFNDAGELVAAADAKESAGAFKATAEGLSGTIRGRVLKNLPLIENFDEYELHEDQPSEGVKFSYPPLPWIGARFKFDIRELNGNKVFAKTFDRLLFQRATVFVGPSHLSNYTMQADVLTDGSARAKSDIGMVNQRYLICLRGNANKLEISSNLERLKQDAPFKVSPNTWYTLKTRVDVHEDGSGVVRGKVWAKDQPEPEAWTLEAKVANAHKQGSPGIFGFTPLNQKRVYLDNLSITPNK, via the coding sequence ATGGTCACCCATCGCTTTCATCGCACCGCCACGTGGTCCGCATTCGCGGCGTCTCTTTTGACCCTCTCCCTCCACGCCAATGATTGGCCCACCTGGCGTGGTCCCCTTCAGACCGGTGTCAGCCTGGAGCATTACACCAATGCCGGAGGCCTCCCCGAAACCGCCGCCTGGACCTACGATGCCCGCAGCCGCGGCACGCCGGTCGTCTTCGAGGGCAAGGTGATCCTCTGGGGCTACCGCGGAGAAACCACGGACCTGACCGAACTCCTGACCGTTCTGGATGCGAAGACGGGCGAGAAGATCTGGGAAGTGGCGTTTTCAGACTACCTGAGCGACTCCATCTACAACCGCTACGCCATCGGTGCGCCGACGGTGGACCCGGAAACGAAGCGCATCTACCTGGTCAGCAATGCGGGCCTTTTCATGTGCTATGAGATGGACGGCAAGAAGGTCTTTGAGATTCCTTTGATGGAAGATCTGGGCCGTATGACCTTCCCCAACGCCCGTGTGGGGAGCCCCGTGATCGAGGGCGACCTGGTGCTCACGCACTTCATTTACTCCAACTGGGGTGCCGATGGCCCGGCCGCTGACCGCATCTATGCCTTCGATAAGAAGACGGGAGAGCTCGTCTGGTGGGCTCGCCCCGGTGTCGTCCCCCCCGTGGACAGCTCCTACTCCACCCCCGTGCTGGAGACTCGCGATGGCAAACGTGTGGCCTACTACGCCACAGGCTGCGGCCACGTGGTCTGCGTGAATGCCCGCAATGGCCAGACCTACTGGAAGATGCCGATCTGCAAAAACGGGGTGAACGCCTCCGTGGTGCTGCACAAAGGCAACAAACTCATCGCCATCCACAACGATGAAAACGTGGACAGCTCTGAAAAAGGCCGCCTCGTCGCCATTCGCCTGCCGGAAAAACTGACCGCCGCCCCTGGACCTGAGAGCACCGTCCTGGAAGGGGCTGAGATCTGGAGACAACCCCTGGGAGCCACCAGCAGTTCTCCGATCGTCGTCGATGACTTTGTCTATCAGCTCACCGACGGTGGTGAACTCTACTGCATCAACGCCGAGTCCGGCGAAGAACTGTGGAAGAAGAAACTGAGCAATGCCAACCTGCACTCCTCCCCCTTGTATGTGGATGGCCTGCTGTATTGCCCCATGATGGAGGGCAAACTCGTCGTCGTGAAAGCCGGTGCGAAGGACGCTGAGATCGTTCAGGAGATCAAATTGGAAGGTCAGTGCCTGGGGGCCCCCTCCGTCTGCGATGGTGTGCTGTATGTCACCACCACCGAAAGGCTGTATAGCTTCCCCATCCCCAACAGCGGCATCAAGGTGGACCCAGTCCCTGCGGTGCAAATCCCCAAAGCAGGTGCCCCTGCCGCCCTGCAGATCATCCCCGCCGAAGTGACCATGATGAGTGGTGGCAAGCAGAGCTTCCGCGTGCGTAGCGTGGATGCCAATGGCTTTGTCGTCAGTGACGATGTCAAAGGCGTGAAGTGGGAAACCTTCATCCCGCCCACGGCGAAAGTGAAGGCCACGATGGATGCCAAGTTCAACGACGCCGGTGAGTTGGTCGCCGCCGCAGATGCGAAGGAAAGCGCCGGGGCCTTCAAAGCCACCGCCGAGGGCTTGTCCGGCACCATTCGTGGCCGCGTGCTGAAAAATCTGCCACTCATCGAAAACTTCGATGAGTATGAGCTCCATGAAGATCAGCCCAGCGAAGGCGTGAAGTTCTCTTACCCGCCGCTGCCATGGATCGGTGCCCGCTTCAAGTTCGACATCCGTGAGCTGAACGGTAACAAGGTGTTTGCGAAGACCTTCGACCGCCTGCTCTTCCAGCGTGCCACCGTGTTCGTCGGTCCCTCCCATCTCTCCAACTACACCATGCAAGCTGATGTCCTCACCGATGGCAGCGCCCGTGCGAAGTCGGACATCGGCATGGTGAACCAGCGCTACCTCATCTGTCTGCGTGGCAATGCCAACAAACTGGAAATCAGCTCCAACCTGGAGCGCCTGAAGCAGGATGCCCCATTCAAGGTGTCCCCCAACACCTGGTATACGCTGAAGACCCGCGTGGATGTCCATGAGGACGGCAGCGGTGTGGTGCGTGGCAAGGTGTGGGCGAAAGATCAGCCTGAGCCTGAAGCCTGGACCCTGGAAGCCAAAGTGGCCAACGCCCACAAACAAGGCAGCCCCGGCATCTTCGGCTTCACCCCCCTCAACCAGAAGCGTGTTTATCTGGATAATTTGAGCATCACTCCGAACAAGTAA
- a CDS encoding GTPase domain-containing protein codes for MPPPPGITPPASDIVTLSLISHTNAGKTTLARTLLRKDVGEVKDAAHVTLFNESFTLLEEEARLLRLWDTPGFGDSARLLKRLKRERNPVLWFLSQAWDRISDKPLWCSQQALKNVRDEADVVLYLVNATEPPEVAAYIAPEMEILSWVGKPVLVLLNQTGPLSDPETEEAELATWKTHLATWPLVRDVLRMDAFARCWVQEDKLMDCLTPLLSEQKAEPFKHLKKAWRQRNLDVFNQSSRVLSELLTAAVVDGIEVRNETLLERVGFGRTELNREYQESREKLATHLADRMTAATNALIRLHGLEGESARALGALAKEQFHSPQAVPEAIWSVVGSFAGGAMGGLIADLKMGGMTFGGGALVGGLAAGLGAYALILSYNLVRGEDHRLHWSREHFREQVRLAILTYLAVAHFGRGRGEWQESVEPEHWNRVVDEVLQEHLEGVDRLWRDGVQKGVLPSALSKAALPLVTDCLSCTLARLYPDAEIEI; via the coding sequence ATGCCACCCCCGCCAGGCATCACCCCACCAGCCTCGGACATCGTCACTCTGAGTTTGATCTCGCATACGAATGCGGGCAAGACGACGCTCGCCCGAACCCTCCTCCGCAAAGATGTGGGTGAAGTGAAGGATGCCGCGCATGTGACTCTCTTCAATGAATCCTTCACCCTGTTGGAGGAAGAGGCGCGTTTGCTACGGCTCTGGGATACACCGGGCTTTGGTGATAGCGCTCGCCTTTTGAAGCGACTGAAGCGGGAGCGTAATCCGGTGCTGTGGTTTCTCTCTCAAGCCTGGGATCGCATCTCTGACAAGCCGCTGTGGTGCAGCCAGCAGGCCTTGAAGAACGTGCGTGATGAAGCCGATGTGGTGCTCTATCTGGTCAATGCCACGGAGCCCCCAGAAGTGGCCGCCTACATCGCGCCTGAGATGGAGATCCTGAGCTGGGTGGGTAAACCGGTGCTGGTCTTGCTGAATCAAACCGGCCCGCTGAGTGATCCCGAAACGGAAGAGGCTGAGCTGGCCACATGGAAGACGCATCTGGCCACCTGGCCTCTGGTGCGTGACGTGCTGCGCATGGATGCCTTTGCCCGCTGCTGGGTGCAGGAAGATAAGCTGATGGATTGCCTGACGCCCCTGCTCTCCGAGCAGAAGGCCGAGCCCTTCAAGCATCTGAAGAAAGCCTGGCGGCAAAGAAATCTGGATGTGTTCAATCAATCCAGCCGTGTCTTGTCTGAACTGCTCACCGCAGCCGTGGTGGATGGCATCGAGGTGCGCAATGAAACGCTCTTGGAGCGTGTCGGCTTTGGCCGCACCGAATTGAATCGTGAGTATCAGGAGTCACGTGAAAAGCTGGCCACGCATCTGGCAGATCGCATGACTGCGGCGACGAATGCGTTGATCCGCTTGCATGGCTTGGAAGGTGAGTCCGCACGTGCACTCGGTGCGTTGGCCAAGGAGCAGTTCCATTCACCGCAAGCGGTGCCTGAAGCCATCTGGAGTGTCGTGGGCAGCTTCGCCGGTGGTGCCATGGGTGGCCTGATCGCAGACTTGAAGATGGGCGGCATGACCTTTGGTGGCGGTGCCTTGGTGGGCGGCTTAGCCGCAGGCCTTGGAGCTTATGCGCTGATCTTGAGCTATAACCTTGTGCGTGGTGAAGATCATCGCCTGCATTGGTCTCGAGAACACTTTCGTGAGCAAGTGCGCTTAGCCATCCTCACCTATCTAGCCGTGGCTCACTTTGGCCGCGGTCGTGGTGAATGGCAGGAGAGTGTGGAGCCCGAGCATTGGAACCGTGTCGTGGATGAAGTGCTGCAAGAACATCTCGAAGGCGTGGATCGTTTGTGGCGTGATGGCGTGCAGAAAGGTGTGTTGCCTTCTGCATTGTCAAAGGCGGCGCTTCCGTTGGTGACGGATTGCCTCTCATGCACACTCGCTCGTTTGTATCCCGATGCAGAGATCGAGATCTAA